CTATTAACCTAAACAATCTATTAACCTTTTGTCTTTTGACAATGCAAAGGTAGAAATGTTTTGGCGACTAACAATATTTCTGCAAGTTTTTCTATGCAAAAGTGTCTTTTTCTTGATGTAAATCAAACGCCTGTGTGCGAGCACATCAGGCGGTTATGCTTTAATTGACTTTGGTCAGTCGGCAGTCCTTTCTGTTAATCGACTTTTTCTCCCGACCCGTTCATCGTTTTCTGAATCTTGATTTCCTGTGTTCGGACCATAAACCATCCCACCGTCTTCAGCGTGGCAATGCCCATAAACAGAGAGATAGCCGTAAGCGTAACGAACCTGCTGTTCTCATTGAGCAGCGTAAAAAGCGGCAGATTGATGTTGAACGTGAACAACGGCACGTTTGTGGGCATAGTGAGAATGAGGAAGAATCCAATACATCCGAACACCAGACCGACAACGAATGCCACCAGTACGGCCATCCGATACCTCTGGATGCGTGCCTCGCTATACTTTCTGACCAGTTCTATGTCGTCCAGTCGCTTGTTCAGCGCAGCCATATATGCTTCGTTGCTCCCCAAGTCGGGCTTGTAGTCAGCAAAAAGCTCGTCCAAAGAAAAATCCTGTTCTTTCATCTGATAATCTGTTTTAAATGTTCGCGTCCGCGCGATAGCTGCTTCTTCACGGCATCCTCCGAGTTTTCCACAATTTGCGCAATCTCCTTGATGGAGTATCCCTTGAGATGGAATAGAAGAATAGCCGTTCGCTCCTTTTCGGGCAGTTTGTTCAGTGCCGCATATAGCTCCTGATACTTGTAGGAATCATCGGCGGCATTCGGCGCAACTGCATTCACAGCCTCGTTGAGTTGCGATAGCTTCCTCGATTTCTTCCTCGAATCCAGAAAAGTGTTGTAGGCAATCCGGTAGAGCCACGCCGTGAACTTCTGCTGCTCATCGTAATTCTCTGCGGCGAGATAGGCCTTTACCAGTGCTTCCTGTGCAATATCTTCGGCATCGGGTCTGTTTCCGCAGCACAAGGCAAGCAGAAACCTGCGTAGAGACTCCTGCTCGCTTGATACAAGTTCTATGAATCGCTTTCTGTTCACGATAGCAATGTTATCCTTCAACAATCTCCTGCTCCTTGTTCAACAGGAGCTTCTTACCAGTATAATAACTACACAAACTTGCTATTCCGTAGGCAAGAGCGAAAATCCCTGCTGTTCCTAATATCATCGTGCTGTCGTTCATTCCTTCAAATTCAAAATAGTGCAGCACGGCTATTGCGATTGCACCGATACCGACGGTGGTGGAAGCGCAGCCGTTGAAGAGTTTTCCGATAACCTTTTCCTCAGTAGACTTTGCTGAACCGAGTAGCTTGAGGAATTTTTCTATGTCTGCTTCGGCATCTTTTTCCAAAGCCTTCATAATGAGATTAGTTCTTTCCTTAGTTTCGTTAGTCTTGTGCTTGAACACAATCCATACTATCCATACCGGCATAACCACGCATATACTGATAGCCATTAAAAGTTGATCGATGTTGTGCATAATTTTTATTTTTTATTAGTTTAACTTCATTTCTGAACCAGTTCACTTATATAACGAATCTGAGATGCAAAAAGTGACATCGCAATCTCACTTTTTCAGAAAATGTGATAGAATTGTATGAAAATACATTTTCATACTTTTCTTAACGTTTATAACTGTTTGGTAATCAGTAGTTTTGTTGCTTTGTTGCAATCTTGCGAAAAATGCACTGCAATCTTCGCAAAAACGCATTGCAATCTTGCGAAGAATGGATTGCAATCTTCGCACGTTTATAAAATGTATATCTTTATCTGCTGGCATTGCTATTATTTTGATGGAGCAATTCTGTTAGTTTGACATTTGGTATAGTTTGAAATTTAGCATCCATAAAATCTTGATATAAATCAATAGGATACTTATTCTTGTAAAGTTTTAGCTATATTTTTTTCTGAAAATTTCGAGAAACACTATATTTGCAATTATATATAATAATGTGTGTATAATTCTGATATGAATTTTTAGACTGAAGAAATCAGAAGCAAAGCACATTGAAATAAATAGACTGATAGGATAAACAGAGTCACTTATTAGATAATTAAACTTGGAGAAAATGGAAAAGAAACCGTATGAAGCACCAGTTTTGGTGGTAGCTATGTGCCAGTTGTATAGCCTTTTAGCATCTGCTTCTCAGCAGACATCAAGCGTTACCAGAACAAATGTAAAGCCTACGACGAAGAAATTTTTAGGTATAACAGAGAGAGGAATAACAGATTTCTCGGCAGAGAAGTGGGTGGACTGATAAAAATCTATTGTTATCTGCATTATGTTTGCTGCCTTGTCAATTATTATCTTGTAGTCCCTTGTCTGCATCCTCGCTTCTTGCCCTCTTGAATAAATAAAACCTAAAAAATAGAATACGTCTTTAAGATTTCAGCAAATATTATGTATCTTTGCAGAATACCGTATTTGAATTTACAGATACAAATATGTAAAAACAGATTGTGCAAAGATGAAGTATGCAATAATTGCTG
The Prevotella sp. HUN102 genome window above contains:
- a CDS encoding RNA polymerase sigma factor, with amino-acid sequence MKDNIAIVNRKRFIELVSSEQESLRRFLLALCCGNRPDAEDIAQEALVKAYLAAENYDEQQKFTAWLYRIAYNTFLDSRKKSRKLSQLNEAVNAVAPNAADDSYKYQELYAALNKLPEKERTAILLFHLKGYSIKEIAQIVENSEDAVKKQLSRGREHLKQIIR
- a CDS encoding DUF6249 domain-containing protein encodes the protein MHNIDQLLMAISICVVMPVWIVWIVFKHKTNETKERTNLIMKALEKDAEADIEKFLKLLGSAKSTEEKVIGKLFNGCASTTVGIGAIAIAVLHYFEFEGMNDSTMILGTAGIFALAYGIASLCSYYTGKKLLLNKEQEIVEG